The stretch of DNA GCATCAGCTGAGTCAAGAGGGGCAAATCCAGTGAGGCCCGCAATTGTATTCATACACGGCGGCGCTTGGTTAGCAGGAGATAAAGAGGATGTGCTCGATGAGCCCGTTATCCTTGATGCAGCAGAGCAGGCTGGATTTCATCTTATCTCAGTTGGCTATCGTTTGGCCGGAATAGCTCCTGATACCGCTCCTTGGCCCGCGCAGATTCATGATGTTAATGCAGCGATCAGATGGATAAAACAAAACGCTGCTATGCTCGATGTAGATCCTGAAAGACTTGTTTTAGTCGGCGGATCTGCGGGAGCTCATATAGCCGCAGCCGCAGCTTATGGGTCTGATGTGAATGAGCTGCAGGGTCCAGAGAACCTGGTACCCCCAACACAGACCGATGTCGCTTTGGCGTTTCTAATCTTCGGCGCATATGATATGAATATGATTTCACAGGACGGTTTTGATCTTGTGGATGACGGGACTTGCAATGTTTTAGACCTTGTCGGAATTACTGCAGTTGTAGTTCTTCTTGATTGCGGTTTTTCTCTTGAAGTAGATCCTCTTGCGGGATGCAGCCAAGATGCATTAGATTCTGCAAGCCCTGTTATGAATGTGGATAGCTCAGATCCTCCGTCCTATCTTGTCCACGGACGAGATGACTGTGTTGTTCCATATCTTCAAACGGTCGGTATGGAGTCTGCATTGAATATTGCTGGTGTGACAAACGAGACTATGATCGTGGCGGACGGTGTACACGATTCGATGTCATTGATGCTTGATGTTGAGGGGATCCTAGAGTTTATTGACGATAATATGGAGCCATAGTTCTCAAGTATCCTATTAAGAATTATTAATTTCCCGGGCGCACGTGCAGTGCGCCCAATTCCAAGGTATATTATTGTTTTGCAGTAAATTTCTCGCCCATTAGGGATGGTGTGATTTTTTCAGATGAAATCAGGATTTTCTAAAAGCTTATTTACAGCTCTAATTTTATCTATAATTGCGGTTATGATAGCGGGCTGTGAGTGGATGGGAGACTCTCAAAAGAGTTTTGAGTCCGTTGCCACAGAAGATGTTATCTCAAGCTCAAGGCTATCTGAACCACTGGAGTATACATATGTTGCGGACGGTCATGAGCGTCAGAAGCTTGATTTCTATGCATATGAAGAAAAGTCCGAAGTGGCTAGACCTACGCTTATCTGGATTCACGGCGGAGCTTGGATTGCCGGGGATAAAAGAAAGATTGACCCTCTTGCCTACCGCATAGCAGGGCTTGGGAAATATAACCTCATATCAATAAACTACCGGCTTGCAAACGACACTCAGGCTCCATGGCCAGAGATTATTTATGACGTAAACGCGGCCGTAAGATGGGCCAAATCAAACGCAGCTAAGCTCGGAATAGATCCGGACAAATTAATCATTGCCGGAGAGTCGGCAGGTGCACACCTAGCGGCTATGTCCGCTTTTGCTGCAGATGCAGATGAGCTTAGGGGTGATCAAAACCCAGGTCCTACGACTGATGTAAGAGCGGCGATATTGTTCTATGGCGCTTATAACATGAGCAGCCTTGCGGTGCAGAAAAATAGCGCTGTTAAGTCAGGCATGTGTGATGAGCCTCAGTACTCAAGCCCGATTTTAGAACTTCTGGACTGCTCTGAAACCCATGACGAAAGATACAACATCGACAGCTGTGACCTTAAAAAAGTAAGGGCGGCTGATCCATGTGCATACGTAACAAAAAAGGCCCCTCCTGTCTACATCGCCCACGGCGAGAAAGACTGCATCGTTCCCTGGGGACAGAGTAAGGCGCTTCACGATGAGCTTAATGACGCCGGGGTTAAAAACGTGTTTATCTCAGTTGAGGACGGGCAGCATAACATTAACTCTTTAGGCATAGAGCCAAGAAACGTTGTAGCGTTTATACAAGAAAGCCTAGTTGAAGAGAAAGAAAGCGTCTCTGATGCTGATCAGCCCTCAGCACCTACAAAGAATTAAGCGGGAAGGCCCCGCAGCCAACTATTTTCCACAAAACAAAAAGTTATGAAAATTATGTTAGCGGACTTTGTCCGTATCCTGTAAAATAAGAGATAGGTGGATGTAAATATAAGACTAAAGGAAGTTGTACAATGGATTTAAGAATTAAACATGTCTCGGGGCTCGGCTTTACCCCTGGGAGTTATGTGACAATAAAAAGATCAGGCGAGCAGCTAGTATTTCAAGGAGTTCAAGGCAAAGAATCTGTCTCCGGATTTAAAGGCGTAAATGAGGCTAAGGTTGAGAAAGTTGAGATTCAGAAAAAGATTCATATTGCCGATATTGTCAGCATAAAGCTAAACCCAAATGTCGAATCCTCAAGTGACTACGGCACGGTGGTCAAAACCTTTATCATCCTCACAATCCGCCACGATTCAGGCGTGATCTATGATGCGCTTTTGGCGGGGGATGAAATTAAGCGCATAACCCCAGCTTATAACGAATTTATTGCAATGATCACAGGCGGATAAAAATTCTGTAATATTTCTCACTTATTAATGTTAAGCTCTATGTGCGATGCTGGTTAATATTTTAATTCTCATTTATCTCGCTGCCGCATGGGGCGGAGCATTTTCTCTCCTAAAATACAATTTAAGAACTATCGGTCCTGTAACAGAAATGGCGGCAAGGGCTATTGTTGCTTTTGTTGCACTACTGATTTTATGCCTAATATTAAAAAAGGATTTAAGGTCCGGGATAAAGAACTGGCCAGGCTATTTGGTGTTTGCGCTGCTAGGGATTGTGCAGCTATGGCTGGCTGATGCCTATGGACTAAAGTACATTTCATCAGGGCTTGCGTCTGTCATGGTCAGTGTTGCCCCTCTCACAACTTTTGTTATCACAGCAGTAGTTCTGCGTGATGATAAGATAACTCTCTCAAATGTCACCGGTCTTCTTTTAGGGCTGGTGGGATTGGTCTTGGTAATAGGTGTCGACAACATAGTTTCAGGCGGCGCAGAGCTCCTTGGAGTTGCTCTTGTTGTGGGCGGTTTTATGCTATTTGCGCTAAACGGCGTTTTAGCTCCAAGGCTGGTTAAACGCGCAGACCCTATTATTGCGACTACGTACTACATCGGTATGAGCACTGTTATACTTATCGTGCTTGCTTTCATTATCGAGGCCCCTTTGCAGATGAAGTGGGGGCTAGATAATATCGCAGTTGAGATTATTGTCGGCTTAATCCCCACAGCAGGCGGTTTTGTAGGGTTCTACTATATGATTAAGCATGCCGGGCCGCTTTTTGCCTCGACCACTTTTTACCTTATGCCAATTTTTGGAATGCTTTTTGCTGTTGTTTATATGGGAGAAAAAACTAATATGCTTCAGATGGTAGGTATTGGTGTTGTGATCTTAGGGCTTTATCTAATAAATAGAAATAAAATGAAGGAATCTTAATTTGATTAAGAACTTACTCGCGCTCATATATGTCTCAGTCGCATGGGGATCAGCGTTTGTACTGATCAAATACACCGAGCAGACAATTGGGCCTCTCAGCGTTCAAGCGGGCAGATGCACTATCGGTTTTTTAGCGCTACTTATAATCTCTCTGGTTTTGAGGCGAGACTTAGTAGGCCATGCAAAAAACTGGTTTGCCTGGCTTGTCTTTGCAGTGCTGGGCATTGTTTTGATGTGGGTCGCAGTTGGATTAGGAGAGGAATATATTACCGCAGGTCTCACATCAGTTATGGTCACAGTAGCGCCCCTTGTCACATTCATTATTACTGTGTTTTTTCTCAGAACGGAGCGATTTAGCGTAATTGGTGTAATAGGTCTTTTGGTTGGAGCTCTGGGGCTCGTATTTGTGGTAGGTCTAAAAAACATTCTAGGCGGAAGCTCTGTATTAATAGGAGCTCTTCTAATTGCCTCAGGATATACATTGTTTGCAATAAACGGCATAATTGCGCCCATGCTTGCTCAAAACGCGGATCCTTTAGCAGCAAGTGTTTACTACACAGGCTTTGCAACTGTAA from Thermodesulfobacteriota bacterium encodes:
- a CDS encoding alpha/beta hydrolase; this encodes ASAESRGANPVRPAIVFIHGGAWLAGDKEDVLDEPVILDAAEQAGFHLISVGYRLAGIAPDTAPWPAQIHDVNAAIRWIKQNAAMLDVDPERLVLVGGSAGAHIAAAAAYGSDVNELQGPENLVPPTQTDVALAFLIFGAYDMNMISQDGFDLVDDGTCNVLDLVGITAVVVLLDCGFSLEVDPLAGCSQDALDSASPVMNVDSSDPPSYLVHGRDDCVVPYLQTVGMESALNIAGVTNETMIVADGVHDSMSLMLDVEGILEFIDDNMEP
- a CDS encoding alpha/beta hydrolase; translation: MKSGFSKSLFTALILSIIAVMIAGCEWMGDSQKSFESVATEDVISSSRLSEPLEYTYVADGHERQKLDFYAYEEKSEVARPTLIWIHGGAWIAGDKRKIDPLAYRIAGLGKYNLISINYRLANDTQAPWPEIIYDVNAAVRWAKSNAAKLGIDPDKLIIAGESAGAHLAAMSAFAADADELRGDQNPGPTTDVRAAILFYGAYNMSSLAVQKNSAVKSGMCDEPQYSSPILELLDCSETHDERYNIDSCDLKKVRAADPCAYVTKKAPPVYIAHGEKDCIVPWGQSKALHDELNDAGVKNVFISVEDGQHNINSLGIEPRNVVAFIQESLVEEKESVSDADQPSAPTKN
- a CDS encoding DMT family transporter; this encodes MLVNILILIYLAAAWGGAFSLLKYNLRTIGPVTEMAARAIVAFVALLILCLILKKDLRSGIKNWPGYLVFALLGIVQLWLADAYGLKYISSGLASVMVSVAPLTTFVITAVVLRDDKITLSNVTGLLLGLVGLVLVIGVDNIVSGGAELLGVALVVGGFMLFALNGVLAPRLVKRADPIIATTYYIGMSTVILIVLAFIIEAPLQMKWGLDNIAVEIIVGLIPTAGGFVGFYYMIKHAGPLFASTTFYLMPIFGMLFAVVYMGEKTNMLQMVGIGVVILGLYLINRNKMKES
- a CDS encoding DMT family transporter, giving the protein MIKNLLALIYVSVAWGSAFVLIKYTEQTIGPLSVQAGRCTIGFLALLIISLVLRRDLVGHAKNWFAWLVFAVLGIVLMWVAVGLGEEYITAGLTSVMVTVAPLVTFIITVFFLRTERFSVIGVIGLLVGALGLVFVVGLKNILGGSSVLIGALLIASGYTLFAINGIIAPMLAQNADPLAASVYYTGFATVMLWIITFIFGDPTSIKLTTGNITAELIMGVFSFASGFVVYYWLLNRAGPFFSSMTFYLIPIVGILGGFLVLSESIRISQVVGMMIVFLGVYLINRVKFKQG